The Syngnathus scovelli strain Florida chromosome 13, RoL_Ssco_1.2, whole genome shotgun sequence genome has a window encoding:
- the ssh1b gene encoding protein phosphatase Slingshot homolog 1 — MALVTLQRCPSPSAASSSSSAGEDFGSDEDRKNNQCLKESFFVVKGAALFLQQGGSTEAADTPTHHTHAGDLPEHLQVMLTVLRSEDRIKMAVRLESGWSERVRYMLLVYTVGHQDTEEDVVLGVDLVPQDRKSCSIGMVLPLWSDTNIRLDGDGGFSVKTTGRSHAFKPVSVQAMWCALRAVHKACEVSHRLGYLPGGPSLAWTAFYESRMSSEESRVNEWNAMMDLESTRPDSPAVFGDRPTERERTESVIKAKLRGIMTFRDLQNVTSKEIRNELERDTSCNLKEFKEFIDNEMLLILGQMDKATAIFDHVYLGSEWNASNLEELRDCGVGYILNVTREIDNFFPSVFSYHNVCVYDEDASDLLTHWNETYNFIVKARKNSSKCLVHCKMGVSRSASTVMAYAMKEYGWPLEKAYNFVKQKRGIAQPNAGFMRQLADYQSILDASKQHHNKLWRPGTDEEASDDLAASSSGFERHGGGDEEEAWGLCGASPCRGLEMEPLDSLNYNYYFRRLSDSALDSEPSTPVRGPPLLGMERVFIEIEDVERDALLEDEGFPVAHLALPGGGGGTGAQTCGRLDPLEDMRLRLEFSTLEEEDEEEAKKEEAEMAALEGKKHAEESRLGLANLNTNNSNRLAAKRSCPAAFDDSASTGNPLKVKPSYQSCKDCCLRLPQGRRCERPAGARSHRLNPSRHCALPTICVDPPGTVFISHSLPDPISAQYCHPAEVPLLRQKPLSPMSCEDPAAAAAAATHDVTDQAEAGGQSASEIAQLE; from the exons ATGGCCCTGGTGACTCTGCAGCGCTGCCCCAGCCCGAGTGCAGCATCCTCGAGCAGCAGCGCGGGGGAG GATTTTGGGAGCGACGAGGATCGCAAAAATAACCAATG ccTCAAGGAGAGCTTCTTTGTGGTGAAGGGAGCCGCCCTCTTCCTCCAGCAGGGCGGCAGCACAGAGGCAGCCGACACACCtacccaccacacacacgcag GCGACTTGCCTGAACACTTGCAGGTCATGTTGACCGTACTCCGCTCGGAAGACCGCATTAAGATG GCGGTGCGACTGGAGAGCGGCTGGTCGGAGCGCGTGCGCTACATGCTGCTGGTGTACACCGTCGGCCATCAGGACACGGAGGAGGACGTCGTCCTCGGGGTGGACTTGGTCCCGCAAGACAG AAAAAGCTGCTCCATCGGGATGGTGCTGCCACTGTGGAGCGATACCAACATCCGCTTGGATGGAGACGG AGGCTTCAGCGTAAAGACGACGGGGCGCTCGCATGCCTTCAAGCCTGTGTCGGTGCAGGCCATGTG GTGCGCCCTTCGGGCGGTGCACAAGGCGTGCGAGGTGTCTCACCGCTTGGGCTACCTGCCCGGCGGCCCGTCCCTGGCCTGGACGGCCTTCTACGAGAGCCGCATGTCGTCCGAGGAGAGCCGCGTCAACGAGTGGAACGCCATGATGGACCTGGAGAGCACCCGCCCAGACTCCCCTGCCGTCTTTGGGGACCG GCCGACCGAAAGGGAGCGAACGGAAAGCGTGATTAAAGCCAAGCTCCGTGGCATCATGACCTTCCGAGACTTGCAGAACGTCACCTCCAAGGAG ATCCGCAACGAGCTGGAGCGAGACACCAGCTGCAACCTGAAAGAGTTCAAGGAGTTCATCGACAACGAGATGCTGCTCATCTTGGGCCAGATGGACAAGGCCACGGCCATCtttgaccacgtctacttg GGCTCGGAATGGAACGCTTCCAACCTGGAGGAACTTCGTGATTGCGG CGTGGGCTACATTCTGAACGTGACCCGAGAGATTGACAACTTCTTCCCGAGCGTCTTTTCCTACCACAACGTGTGCGTGTATGACGAGGACGCCAGCGACCTGCTGACCCACTGGAACGAGACCTACAACTTCATTGTCAAAGCCAG GAAGAACAGCTCCAAGTGCCTGGTGCACTGCAAGATGGGCGTGAGCCGCTCGGCCTCCACGGTCATGGCGTACGCCATGAAGGAGTACGGATGGCCGCTGGAGAAAGCTTACAACTTTGTCAAGCAGAAGCGCGGCATCGCTCAGCCCAACGCCGGATTCATGAGGCAGCTGGCGGACTACCAGAGCATCCTGGACGCCAG CAAACAGCACCACAACAAGCTGTGGCGACCCGGCACGGACGAGGAAGCCTCGGACGACTTGGCAGCCTCCAGCAGCGGCTTCGAGCGGCACGGCGGCGGTGACGAGGAGGAGGCCTGGGGGCTCTGCGGGGCGTCCCCCTGCCGAGGTCTGGAGATGGAGCCCCTGGACTCGCTCAACTACAACTACTACTTTCGCCGCCTGTCCGACTCGGCGCTGGACAGCGAGCCCTCCACCCCCGTGCGTGGGCCCCCCCTGCTGGGCATGGAGAGGGTCTTCATCGAGATCGAGGACGTGGAGCGAGACGCCCTCCTGGAGGACGAGGGCTTCCCCGTGGCCCACCTGGCCTTGCCGGGCGGAGGGGGCGGGACGGGGGCGCAGACGTGCGGACGCCTGGACCCCCTGGAGGACATGAGACTGAGGCTGGAGTTCAGCACGctggaggaggaagacgaggaggaggccAAGAAGGAGGAGGCCGAGATGGCCGCCTTGGAGGGCAAGAAGCACGCCGAGGAAAGCCGGCTGGGTCTGGCCAACTTGAACACCAACAACAGCAACCGGCTGGCCGCCAAGCGGAGCTGCCCGGCCGCCTTTGAC GACAGCGCCAGCACGGGCAACCCCTTAAAAGTCAAACCCTCCTACCAGTCCTGCAAAGACTGCTGCCTGCGTCTACCACAAGGGCGGCGCTGCGAGCGGCCGGCGGGGGCGCGCTCCCACCGCCTCAACCCCTCCCGACACTGCGCCCTCCCCACCATCTGCGTGGATCCACCCGGGACCGTTTTCATTTCGCACTCCCTCCCGGATCCCATCTCGGCCCAGTACTGCCATCCCGCCGAGGTCCCGCTTTTGCGCCAGAAGCCGCTCTCGCCCATGAGTTGCGAagaccccgccgccgccgccgccgccgctacgCACGACGTCACGGACCAAGCGGAGGCTGGAGGACAGAGCGCTTCGGAAATTGCCCAACTGGAGTGA